In one Oncorhynchus nerka isolate Pitt River linkage group LG7, Oner_Uvic_2.0, whole genome shotgun sequence genomic region, the following are encoded:
- the LOC115132571 gene encoding NADH dehydrogenase [ubiquinone] 1 beta subcomplex subunit 9-like, with product MYKVPEWCLDHWHPSDGHVSYFAKREQWKNLREQSWDREVQELQGVTPAIGPSRRPYPQSARTATCPLCGGSTPPAPGSAPSFSPRMTLPGNNSKWQLTTVPSTTQQHADSPPCEFTVPL from the exons ATGTACAAG GTCCCTGAATGGTGTCTAGATCACTGGCATCCCTCAGACGGCCATGTATCCTACTTTGCCAAGAGGGAGCAGTGGAAGAACCTGCGAGAACAGagctgggacagagag GTCCAGGAGCTGCAGGGAGTGACCCCTGCCATTGGGCCAAGTCGGAGGCCTTACCCCCAGTCCGCAAGAACTGCGACCTGCCCCCTCTGTGGTGGCAGTACGCCACCCGCCCCAGGGAGCGCCCCGTCTTTCAGCCCCCGGATGACactacctggtaataacagcAAATGGCAGCTCACCACAGTACCTTCTACCACACAACAGCATGCAGATTCCCCTCCTTGTGAATTTACTGTCCCTCTGTAA